From a single Oreochromis niloticus isolate F11D_XX linkage group LG4, O_niloticus_UMD_NMBU, whole genome shotgun sequence genomic region:
- the LOC100702619 gene encoding RNA transcription, translation and transport factor protein-like — protein sequence MVRCKSVCSSVACFVCLFTVEKYKNWQLPVTVIKPWTLWLTSTVSPDFKAGVTALSNILKIQRHDDYLVMLKALRILIQERLSPEAIAKVSNNREVN from the exons atggttagg TGCAAGTCAGTCTGTTCATCAGTGGCgtgttttgtgtgtctcttCACAGTGGAGAAGTACAAAAACTGGCAGCTTCCAGTAACAGTGATAAAGCCGTGGACCCTCTGGTTAACCTCGACA gtTTCTCCAGATTTCAAAGCAGGAGTTACAGCTTTGTCAAACATCCTCAAGATACAGCGGCATGACGACTACCTGGTTATGCTTAAG GCCCTTCGTATTCTGATCCAAGAGAGACTTTCTCCAGAAGCCATCGCTAAAGTCAGCAACAATAGAGAGGTAAACtga
- the znhit1 gene encoding zinc finger HIT domain-containing protein 1 has product MVLEKKGSARVEAGQRRVLDEATRQRRLTRQLEALEKDNFQDDPLSSLPPPGPTARLPAFSESEEPEKKKRKTRGDHFKQRFRKNFTTLLEEENLSEKPEPNYLSAAAPPSSLPARHFCCVCGFPSHYTCTTCGGRYCSTKCLCTHRETRCLKWTL; this is encoded by the exons ATGGTGCTGGAGAAGAAAGGTTCCG CTCGGGTGGAGGCCGGTCAGCGCAGAGTTTTGGATGAAGCTACCAGACAGAGGAGGCTGACCCGTCAGCTGGAGGCTCTGGAAAAAGACAACTTCCAG GACGACCCTCtgtcctccctccctcccccagGTCCCACTGCCCGCCTACCTGCCTTCAGTGAGTCTGAAGAACCAG agaagaagaagagaaagacgAGGGGCGACCACTTCAAGCAGCGTTTCAGGAAGAACTTCACCACGctgctggaggaggag AATCTCTCAGAGAAGCCGGAGCCTAACTACCTGTCAGCAGCGGCCCCGCCATCCTCGCTACCTGCACGCCACTTCTGCTGCGTCTGTGGGTTCCCGTCGCACTACACCTGCACCACCTGCGGGGGGCGGTACTGCAGCACCAAGTGtctgtgcacacacagagagacgaG GTGTTTGAAGTGGACGCTCTAA
- the LOC100702348 gene encoding tripartite motif-containing protein 16, with translation MAQRGIQMNQDKLCCSICLDLLKDPVTIPCGHNYCMNCIQIHWDEEKTHSCPQCRQIFTQRPALGKNTMLAELLEELEKTGLQAASADHCYAEPEDVTCDVCTGRKMKAVKSCLQCLVSYCEQHLQPHHESPAFEKHKLVNPSKTLKENICSHHDEVMKIFCRTDQQCICYLCSMDEHKGHDTVSAAAERKEKQRELGVSQQNIQQRIKEKEKGVKVLQQEVEAINQSADKALKDSEKIFTDLIQLIWKRSSDVKQQIRSKQEKEVSRVRELQEKLQQELTELRRKGTELEKLSCTQDHVHFLHSYPLLSSLSESTNLPNIHIRSLCYFDEVTAAVSELRKKLENIIKLEWTKITLKVTNVDFLLQPEPEPKTRAEFLQYSHQITLDLNTAHPQLILSEGNRKARLTIKKTAVS, from the exons ATGGCGCAGCGAGGAATCCAGATGAACCAGGACAAGCTCTGCTGTTCGATCTGTTTGGATCTCCTGAAGGATCCAGTGACTATTCCCTGTGGACACAACTACTGTATGAACTGTATTCAAATCCACTGGGAtgaagagaaaacacacagctgtCCTCAGTGCAGACAGATCTTCACACAGAGGCCTGCTCTGGGGAAAAACACCATGTTAGCAGAGTTGTTGGAAGAGCTGGAAAAGACTGGACTCCAGGCTGCTTctgctgatcactgctatgctgaacCTGAAGATGTGacctgtgatgtctgcactgggaGAAAGATGAAAGCTGTCAAGTCCTGTCTGCAGTGTCTGGTCTCTTACTGTGAGCAACACCTTCAGCCTCACCATGAATCCCCTGCATTTGAAAAACACAAGCTGGTTAATCCATCCAAAACGCTCAAAGAAAATATCTGTTCTCATCATGACGAGGTTATGAAGATTTTCTGCCGCACTGATCAGCAGTGTATCTGTTATCTGTGCTCCATGGATGAACATAAAGGTCACGACACAgtttcagcagcagcagaaaggaaagagaaacagagagaacttGGGGTGAGTCAgcaaaacatccagcagagaattaaagaaaaagagaaaggcgTGAAGGTGCTTCAGCAGGAGGTGGAGGCAATCAATCAGTCTGCTGATAAAGCTCTGAAGGACAGTGAAAAGATCTTCACTGATCTTATCCAGCTCATTTGGAAAAGAAGttctgatgtgaagcagcagatcAG ATCAAAGCAGGAAAAAGAGGTGAGTCGAGTCAGAGAGCTTCAGGAGAAGCTGCAGCAGGAGCTCACTGAACTGAGGAGGAAAGGGACAGAGCTGGAAAAGCTGTCATGCACACAAGATCACGTCCACTTCCTACACAGTTACCCTCTTCTGTCATCTCTAAGTGAATCCACAAACTTGCCCAATATCCATATCCGCTCACTGTGTTACTTTGATGAAGTAACAGCAGCTGTATCAGAGCTCAGAAAGAAACTCGAGAATATTATTAAACTCGAGTGGACCAAGATCACACTTAAAGTGACCAATGTGGATTTTTTACTCCAACCGGAGCCAGAGCCCAAGACCAGAGCTGAATTCTTGCAGTATTCACATCAAATCACACTGGATCTAAACACTGCCCACCCACAGCTGATATTATCTGAAGGCAACAGAAAAGCTAgattgacaataaaaaaaacagctgtatcctga